The nucleotide sequence CATTAAAAAAGAGATGGGTTTCTTGGCATTGCTTCTGGTGGCTTCAATGCCAGTCGTCCAGGTGCTACTCATAGGTGTTGTTGGAGCTTTTCTCGCTTCTGGTTACAGCAACATTCTAACTTCAAGTGCTCTAAGCGATATGAACAAGGTGAGCACATAGCCATTCACTGCGAAAAAATTGTATTAATTGTCTCTGGCTGATCTTGTTGAGATTTCTGACAGGTTGTTTTCACCGTCTTCACACCATCTCTCATGTTTGCTAGCCTGGCGAGGACGGTCACGTTTTCTGACGTCATTTCTTGGTGAGTTTCAGTTTATAGATATGCAACAATGCAAGTGCAGTTACTACAAAATCTGCCCAAATTCCATCTCCACATTCTAATAACTGCCAAAATCAACACAATATGTATAGCTCAGCCAGACTTTCTGAATTTTTTGAACCGTAAGCTCTTTCTGAAATTTATAAGGATTCTTGCAGAAGTGAGAAACTCTCTTTCTGAAATAGAAAACAAGCtttacatatatagttttctCATTCAGAGCACTGTTTAAATATCTGGGCAGAGCATATATACAATATCCAAATTTTGTTTGCTGGGTAACTCCACAGCACTAACAAAAGAATTCTATCATGTAGGTGGTTTATGCCAATTAACATAGGGATCACATTCATGGCTGGTGGCACTCTAGGCTGGATAGCATGTAGAATCTTGAAACCACCACAACATTTCAGAGGAATGATCATTGCCTTCTGCTCAGCAGGTTAGTTTCCTAGGTGGATTGCATGTTTTTACCCTCATATTTTTGCTGAATAATCCTAATGTTAGCAGTGTCATCAACTGACAAAAAATGCAGGAAATCTTGGCAACTTGCTCCTGATTGTTGTCCCAGCAGTCTGTGACGAAGATGGCAACCCGTTCGGAAAAGACAGCAGCCGCTGCCGATCTCTTGGGCTCTCCTATTCATCATTGTCCATGGCTGTAAGGAACAAAAATATATCATTCACTGAATGATCAGCTGAACAAAAGAACTGACACACACTGTATCTGCACTGCAGCTTGGTGGCTTGTACATATGGACGCATACGTACAGTCTtatgaagaagaagagagatcaAATGTATCACCAGCCTAACAGCACTCAGTGCCTTGACGACAGCGATGAAGAACATCATTCTAAGAAATTCAAAGCAAATGGTGAAGCTGCTTACGCCGATGAGGAGGCAACTCTTCCGGTGTCAGCTAAACTGGCTCAACACAACGAAGAGAACCAAATGGTAAGTTGAGTGGTTTGTTCCTCGGAAAAATTAATCTTCAGAGAAAACTTAGTACTATTAACTTGTCTGAAATTCAGGAAGCTCCATTGCTGTCTTGCGAGAGCAAGGTTGCTAAGAAATGCTCGTGGACAACAACAAACCTGAAGGACACCATCCACCACGTTGTCGAGGAGCTGATGGCACCACCAACTCTATCTGCTGTGTGTTCCTGACAAAACCAGCCACAATATTTCATCTCATCAACCCAGTCTTGGACTAAATTTGGTTATTCTTGCTTCAGATACTTGGATTTGTTTTTGGGCTAGTTCCATGGTTGAAATCTCTTGTCATCGGTGATGGCGCCCCTCTCAGAGTCATCCAGGACTCCATCCAACTGATGGGGTAAGTTAGTATTTACAGTGTTCTTCTTCATAGAGTATATTTCTGTCTATTTTTCAGTGTTGCCCTTCTTTTGCTTGTCTTGCAGAAATGGCACGATTCCTTGCGTCACCCTCATCCTTGGTGGAAATCTGATAAAAGGTAGGATGTCAATTACTCATGATTCATGAAGCTGTGTGTTTTCTGAACCTTTATCTGAATGTGTTTATGCAGGGCTAAGGAAGTCGGAGCTCAAGCGTACGGTGATCATCGCGATCGTCTGCATCCGCTACGTGATCCTTCCTCTAGTGGGGATTGCAGTAGTTCATGGTGCATACTGGGTCGGATTCTTGCCACACGACCCGCTGTACCGCTACGTGCTGATGATGCAGTTCGCGCTGCCACCTGCAATGACTATTGGTAATCTTTCCCTATAACAGATGTCATTTTCTTCGTACTCTCTGTATTTAAATATATGGTACTGATGATTTTATTTCGTCGATGCTTATGATTTTATTTGGTCTTTAATGTACAATGTTGACctctattttctattttctgttacaata is from Oryza sativa Japonica Group chromosome 9, ASM3414082v1 and encodes:
- the LOC4347809 gene encoding protein PIN-LIKES 7: MGFLALLLVASMPVVQVLLIGVVGAFLASGYSNILTSSALSDMNKVVFTVFTPSLMFASLARTVTFSDVISWWFMPINIGITFMAGGTLGWIACRILKPPQHFRGMIIAFCSAGNLGNLLLIVVPAVCDEDGNPFGKDSSRCRSLGLSYSSLSMALGGLYIWTHTYSLMKKKRDQMYHQPNSTQCLDDSDEEHHSKKFKANGEAAYADEEATLPVSAKLAQHNEENQMEAPLLSCESKVAKKCSWTTTNLKDTIHHVVEELMAPPTLSAILGFVFGLVPWLKSLVIGDGAPLRVIQDSIQLMGNGTIPCVTLILGGNLIKGLRKSELKRTVIIAIVCIRYVILPLVGIAVVHGAYWVGFLPHDPLYRYVLMMQFALPPAMTIGTMAQLFDVAQEECSVLFLWTYLVASISLTTWSTIFMSILS